A genomic segment from Desulfurella amilsii encodes:
- a CDS encoding response regulator, translated as MKDVFTILIVDDHNIVVSGLRMLIEIHKMFKVVADANNATDAIDLTQKFKPDIIILDISLPGISGLDIISRLKQISNESKILILTMHENQIYIQKALEEGASGYILKHAADEDLIYALKTIIKGEIYIQPHLVGKIYIKKKQSYKTRDEIIWETLSEREKEVAILVAKGFTNKEIGEKLFLSEKTVATYRMRALAKLEMDKTKLLNLIIKLNLLEM; from the coding sequence ATGAAAGATGTTTTTACAATATTAATTGTTGATGATCATAATATTGTTGTCTCAGGCTTAAGAATGCTTATAGAAATCCACAAAATGTTTAAAGTAGTTGCAGATGCAAACAATGCAACCGATGCCATTGATTTAACTCAAAAATTTAAACCCGACATAATAATACTTGATATTAGTTTACCGGGCATTAGTGGATTAGATATTATAAGTAGACTAAAGCAAATATCAAATGAATCAAAGATCTTAATTCTAACTATGCACGAGAATCAGATTTATATACAAAAAGCACTTGAAGAAGGCGCATCTGGGTACATCTTAAAACACGCAGCAGATGAAGACCTTATCTATGCTTTAAAAACAATTATAAAAGGCGAAATTTACATACAGCCACACTTAGTTGGCAAAATCTATATAAAGAAAAAACAATCCTATAAAACTCGTGATGAAATAATTTGGGAGACGCTCAGTGAAAGAGAAAAAGAAGTAGCAATATTGGTAGCAAAAGGTTTTACAAATAAAGAAATTGGAGAAAAACTTTTTTTATCAGAAAAAACTGTTGCTACATACAGAATGAGAGCCCTTGCAAAGCTTGAAATGGACAAAACAAAATTGCTAAATTTAATAATTAAATTAAACTTGCTCGAAATGTAA
- a CDS encoding 4Fe-4S dicluster domain-containing protein yields MRKRTTNENLDTDEKPTSARRTLLKTLGLGVSGTLIFSLFTKNAQAQDQAPQKTASNGHTNDINIDSSDQITGPLQNHRWMGWENPVFDANDGWNDWKTILNPNNLPIWHDSFSEIPKTHPKHKWGMVMDNRKCVGCQACVVACKSENNVPLGVFRTIVDVMEVGSIKPAQNGMIVTEEGSYEPNVKKFMLPRICNHCDEPPCVQVCPVKATFKRQDGIVLIDYEVCIGCGTCVQACPYDMRFLNPIQMTADKCTFCVHRVDAGLEPACVTSCVGRARVFGDLNDPNSEVSQLIAQFPTGRLMISQGTDPQVFYINLNGNLEGTTSIDKVFMEFTYTIGFNTTDYKQLGGEVELPTIEEKKNPFKQFAV; encoded by the coding sequence ATGAGAAAGCGCACAACCAATGAAAATCTTGACACTGACGAAAAACCCACAAGCGCAAGAAGGACATTGCTTAAAACACTTGGTCTTGGGGTAAGCGGAACACTTATTTTTTCTTTATTTACTAAAAACGCACAAGCGCAAGATCAGGCACCGCAAAAAACTGCTAGCAACGGGCATACTAATGATATTAATATTGATTCAAGCGATCAAATTACTGGGCCATTGCAAAATCACAGGTGGATGGGTTGGGAAAATCCTGTATTTGATGCCAATGATGGCTGGAATGACTGGAAGACGATTTTGAACCCAAATAATTTGCCTATATGGCATGATAGCTTTTCCGAAATACCAAAGACACATCCAAAACACAAATGGGGCATGGTTATGGATAATAGAAAATGCGTAGGTTGTCAAGCCTGCGTAGTTGCCTGCAAAAGTGAAAATAATGTGCCTTTAGGTGTTTTTAGAACGATTGTTGATGTTATGGAAGTAGGCTCTATTAAACCTGCCCAAAATGGTATGATTGTAACAGAAGAGGGTTCGTATGAGCCAAATGTGAAAAAATTCATGCTGCCTAGAATTTGCAACCACTGCGATGAGCCTCCTTGCGTTCAAGTGTGCCCTGTAAAGGCTACTTTCAAAAGGCAAGACGGCATTGTATTAATTGACTATGAGGTTTGTATTGGATGTGGTACATGTGTCCAAGCATGCCCCTACGATATGCGATTTTTAAATCCTATTCAAATGACAGCAGATAAGTGCACATTTTGCGTCCATAGGGTTGATGCTGGCCTTGAACCTGCCTGCGTAACATCGTGTGTTGGTAGAGCAAGAGTTTTTGGGGATCTAAATGATCCAAACAGCGAAGTGTCTCAATTAATTGCGCAGTTTCCTACAGGCAGATTAATGATTTCTCAAGGAACGGATCCTCAAGTATTTTATATTAATTTAAATGGAAACCTTGAAGGAACAACATCAATAGATAAGGTGTTTATGGAGTTTACATATACAATTGGTTTTAACACAACAGACTACAAGCAATTGGGTGGAGAAGTCGAACTGCCAACAATAGAAGAAAAGAAAAATCCATTTAAACAATTTGCAGTATAA
- the phnD gene encoding phosphate/phosphite/phosphonate ABC transporter substrate-binding protein, with translation MKLFYVVLLCAFFLLSCTKSNKNEKIINLSNTTILNEQVDLHHVKTFKVAISAMMSPVQNYDVYKPFLKYLQDALSMQVKLTQRKTYLEVNDLIKDNKVDLAFICTGAYVYGDLKNKANAIAIPVVNNKITYKAYIIVNKQSNINSIWDLKGKSFAFMDPLSNTGYFFPMDLFKQYGINPKTFFKSTSFTYSHTFSIEAVANNIVSAASVDGIVYNYAIKHSSKLRKNTKILIESPTFAMPPVVVPKQMDEKMQKKIQDILLSMDKNSKGRKILKEIGVDKFILPPKNFYDSIYYFQ, from the coding sequence ATGAAATTATTTTATGTAGTATTGCTGTGTGCGTTTTTTTTACTTAGTTGCACCAAATCCAACAAAAATGAAAAAATCATTAATTTAAGTAATACTACAATATTAAATGAGCAAGTAGATTTACATCATGTAAAAACTTTTAAAGTTGCAATTTCCGCTATGATGTCTCCCGTGCAAAATTATGATGTTTATAAGCCTTTTTTAAAATACCTACAAGATGCATTAAGTATGCAAGTCAAGCTAACCCAAAGGAAAACTTATTTGGAAGTAAATGATTTAATAAAAGATAATAAAGTGGATTTAGCATTCATTTGCACAGGAGCCTATGTATATGGTGACTTAAAAAATAAAGCAAATGCAATTGCTATACCTGTTGTAAATAATAAAATTACATACAAGGCATACATTATCGTCAATAAACAATCAAATATAAATAGCATTTGGGATTTAAAAGGCAAATCATTTGCTTTTATGGATCCATTATCCAATACTGGTTATTTCTTCCCAATGGATCTATTTAAACAGTATGGAATAAACCCAAAAACATTTTTTAAAAGCACCAGTTTTACTTATTCTCACACTTTTTCTATCGAAGCAGTAGCCAATAATATTGTTTCTGCTGCATCCGTAGATGGTATAGTTTACAATTATGCAATTAAACATTCTTCTAAATTAAGAAAAAATACGAAAATTTTGATTGAGTCACCAACTTTTGCTATGCCTCCAGTCGTTGTTCCAAAGCAAATGGATGAAAAAATGCAAAAAAAAATCCAAGATATTTTGCTAAGTATGGATAAAAATTCTAAAGGTAGAAAAATATTAAAAGAAATCGGTGTAGATAAATTTATTCTTCCGCCAAAAAATTTTTATGATAGCATTTACTATTTTCAATGA
- a CDS encoding ATP-binding protein: MINKTTLQETLLKIYNVPFYIKIVGLIVFTSFFIGILTIVAVEKTFYNFNSNQLNELSVSIAKELSFQSVNYILDNDIFGLTKILDDSKKSNPDVLYAFVESPDNQIFASTFHNVFPKELLDVNNSDFKTSSVKRIKTNLGSVIDVKEPILNGALGVLRVGISKKHSENVVNSLIMYILLIIFLGIFVSVVFASIITYLIMQPIFLLKKATKEISNGNYKIKVYSSRLYDDLGGLIESFNLMIDKLNFLEKEREKKEQLLKEFVNKVIDAQEEERKRISRELHDELGQFFAYLKMRIKTVEESNSLNETKKIFSELKENLLKEVNLIHDMAKNLRPSILDEMGLSKAIEFYLNDFVAANNINYSFNTFNIEQRRFDSHIETSIYRVVQEAVLNVVKHSRAKFLKVFLEWNNGILRGIIEDDGIGIEENQKNNSGFGIYSMKERITLLGGNLEINSDKENGTIIIFSVPT; this comes from the coding sequence ATGATTAATAAAACAACATTGCAAGAAACGCTTTTAAAAATATACAATGTGCCATTTTACATTAAAATAGTGGGCCTTATTGTATTTACATCTTTTTTTATCGGGATATTAACAATTGTGGCAGTTGAAAAAACATTCTATAACTTTAATTCTAATCAGTTAAACGAACTAAGTGTGTCTATAGCAAAAGAACTTTCGTTTCAATCTGTTAATTACATTTTAGATAATGATATTTTTGGCCTAACAAAAATATTAGATGATTCTAAAAAAAGCAACCCAGATGTACTTTATGCATTTGTTGAAAGTCCAGATAATCAAATTTTTGCCTCTACATTTCATAATGTTTTTCCTAAAGAGTTATTGGATGTAAATAATTCTGATTTTAAAACATCTTCTGTTAAGCGAATAAAAACGAATTTGGGTTCAGTTATTGATGTAAAAGAGCCCATTTTAAATGGGGCATTAGGCGTCCTGAGAGTAGGTATCTCAAAAAAACATTCAGAAAATGTGGTTAACAGTCTAATAATGTACATATTGTTAATAATATTTTTGGGTATTTTTGTAAGCGTCGTTTTTGCAAGTATTATAACTTATTTAATTATGCAACCAATCTTTTTGTTAAAAAAAGCCACAAAAGAAATTTCTAATGGCAATTACAAAATCAAAGTCTATTCCTCAAGGCTATATGATGATTTGGGTGGTCTTATTGAATCTTTTAATTTAATGATTGATAAATTAAATTTTCTAGAAAAAGAAAGAGAAAAAAAGGAGCAATTACTTAAAGAGTTTGTCAACAAAGTTATTGATGCACAAGAAGAAGAAAGAAAAAGAATTTCACGGGAATTGCACGATGAACTGGGGCAATTTTTTGCATATTTAAAGATGAGAATAAAAACGGTTGAAGAATCAAATTCACTTAATGAAACAAAAAAAATATTTTCAGAGCTTAAAGAAAACCTTTTAAAAGAAGTTAACTTGATACACGATATGGCAAAAAATTTAAGACCAAGCATTTTAGATGAGATGGGTTTGTCTAAGGCTATAGAATTTTACTTAAATGATTTTGTTGCTGCAAATAATATCAATTATAGTTTTAATACATTTAATATTGAGCAAAGAAGATTTGATTCACACATAGAAACAAGCATTTATAGAGTTGTTCAAGAAGCTGTATTAAACGTAGTCAAACACTCAAGAGCAAAATTTCTAAAAGTTTTTTTAGAATGGAACAATGGAATATTAAGAGGTATAATTGAAGATGACGGGATTGGAATTGAAGAAAATCAAAAAAATAACTCAGGTTTTGGCATATACAGTATGAAAGAGCGAATAACGCTTTTAGGTGGGAATTTGGAAATAAATTCAGATAAAGAAAATGGCACTATTATAATTTTTAGCGTGCCAACTTAA